One window from the genome of Natronomonas pharaonis DSM 2160 encodes:
- a CDS encoding nicotinamide-nucleotide adenylyltransferase produces the protein MRGLLIGRFQPFHLGHRYLIEQIDEAVDEVVIGIGSAGQSHTRENPFTAGERVHLVQDALEELDAKTYLIPIADIERNAMWVTHIETLCPEFDVVYSNNPFVERLFEEAGYEVRGTPLHERDRYCGSEIRRRMVAGDRWRPLVPDPVAAAVDDIGGVARLQKITDDDT, from the coding sequence ATGCGTGGCCTGCTCATCGGCCGGTTCCAGCCGTTCCATTTGGGGCATCGCTATCTCATCGAACAGATCGACGAGGCAGTCGACGAGGTCGTTATCGGCATCGGCAGCGCCGGCCAGTCACACACTCGCGAGAACCCATTTACCGCCGGCGAGCGCGTCCATCTCGTGCAGGATGCTCTCGAAGAACTGGACGCCAAGACGTATCTGATTCCCATCGCTGACATCGAGCGAAACGCGATGTGGGTCACCCATATCGAAACCCTCTGTCCGGAGTTCGACGTTGTCTACAGCAACAACCCGTTCGTCGAGCGGCTCTTCGAGGAGGCTGGCTACGAGGTTCGCGGGACACCACTCCACGAGCGGGACCGCTACTGTGGCTCGGAGATTCGCCGTCGAATGGTCGCCGGTGACCGGTGGCGACCCCTCGTCCCTGACCCGGTTGCTGCCGCTGTCGACGATATCGGCGGCGTTGCGCGCCTGCAGAAGATAACCGACGACGACACCTAA
- a CDS encoding DUF309 domain-containing protein, with product MEALRAGLALYNAGHFLAAHEPWEDRWLDAPPESRSDCLQGLIQATAAIHKARTGNWSGAVGLAESAVDYLADCDRVAVGSLVDWLARLAADPELAERERPPQLRLDGNVVAVSSLRVPALASAAAALAAVHGDDFVDTALTYAAADLDSEATSPLLAPLRAYVAEGTPIAATRLERRVEKRTRRDDDVEGLFD from the coding sequence ATGGAGGCGCTTCGCGCCGGCCTCGCGCTCTACAATGCCGGCCACTTTCTCGCCGCACACGAGCCATGGGAAGACCGCTGGCTTGACGCGCCGCCGGAGTCCCGCTCGGACTGTTTGCAGGGACTCATTCAGGCGACAGCGGCCATTCATAAAGCCCGGACAGGCAACTGGTCGGGGGCCGTCGGCCTCGCCGAAAGCGCTGTCGACTACCTCGCCGATTGTGACCGCGTCGCTGTCGGTTCGCTTGTCGATTGGCTTGCCCGGCTCGCTGCCGACCCCGAACTCGCCGAACGCGAGCGGCCGCCACAGCTACGGCTCGATGGCAACGTTGTCGCCGTCTCGTCGCTTCGGGTCCCGGCGCTCGCCAGCGCCGCTGCCGCGCTCGCTGCGGTCCACGGTGACGACTTTGTCGACACAGCGCTTACGTACGCCGCTGCCGACCTCGATTCGGAGGCGACGAGCCCGCTTCTTGCGCCGCTTCGCGCGTACGTCGCCGAAGGAACACCCATCGCCGCGACCCGTCTCGAACGCCGCGTCGAGAAACGAACACGACGCGACGACGACGTAGAAGGTCTCTTCGATTGA
- a CDS encoding single-stranded DNA binding protein encodes MGAIEDIYEDLDADVSESEFREAVEAKVEQMGGLADEETAAMLIAHDLDGGEVETIADIEPGLEEVKFLGKVASVGELRTFERDGEDDEDGHVLNLDVADESGTVRVALWDDDAVAADEEVEPGQVFRIKGRPKDGYSGVEVSADRIEADEEAEIEVDLDGRTTADSLSMGQSDVTLRGVVLDTDAVRTFDRDDGSEGRVSNLTLGDETGKIRVTLWDEQADRAEALEAGQSVEIVDGYVREREGDLELHAGSRSDIDELDESVEFVPDATDIDSIAIDETVDIAGVVRSADPKRTFDRDDGSEGQVRNVRLQDNTGDIRVALWGEKADLDVGPGDEVFCADVEIQDGWQDDLEASAGWQSTVVVLDDDDPDRGGDSAGLDEFSGGSAAAHDGSDGSDPAADDEAASDAGDEPETVTGTVVQPADPVILDNGDETIHVETDAEVHLGQEVTVRGRRDGERFVAEDVF; translated from the coding sequence ATGGGCGCTATCGAGGACATCTACGAGGACCTCGACGCGGACGTATCCGAGTCGGAGTTCCGCGAGGCCGTCGAAGCGAAGGTCGAACAGATGGGCGGGTTGGCCGACGAGGAGACGGCCGCGATGCTCATCGCACACGACCTCGACGGCGGCGAGGTCGAAACCATCGCCGACATCGAACCGGGGTTAGAGGAGGTGAAGTTCCTCGGTAAGGTAGCAAGCGTCGGCGAACTGCGGACCTTCGAGCGAGACGGCGAAGACGACGAGGACGGACACGTCCTCAACCTCGATGTCGCCGACGAGTCGGGGACAGTCAGAGTCGCACTGTGGGACGACGACGCCGTCGCGGCCGACGAGGAGGTCGAACCCGGGCAGGTGTTCCGCATCAAGGGCCGTCCGAAAGACGGCTACAGCGGTGTCGAAGTCAGCGCCGACCGCATCGAGGCCGACGAAGAAGCCGAAATCGAAGTCGACCTCGACGGACGGACGACGGCCGACTCGCTTTCGATGGGGCAGTCCGACGTGACGCTCCGCGGTGTCGTTCTTGATACCGACGCAGTCCGTACCTTCGACCGCGACGACGGCAGCGAGGGCCGCGTCTCGAACCTGACGCTCGGCGACGAGACCGGGAAAATCCGGGTTACGTTGTGGGACGAACAGGCTGACCGGGCCGAGGCGCTCGAAGCCGGCCAGAGCGTCGAAATCGTCGACGGCTACGTCCGGGAACGCGAGGGCGACCTCGAACTCCATGCTGGCTCCAGAAGCGACATCGACGAGCTCGATGAATCCGTCGAGTTCGTCCCCGACGCAACCGACATCGACAGCATCGCCATAGACGAGACGGTCGATATCGCCGGCGTCGTCCGTTCTGCGGACCCGAAACGGACCTTCGACCGCGACGACGGCAGCGAAGGACAGGTTAGAAACGTCCGGCTGCAGGACAACACGGGCGACATTCGAGTGGCGTTGTGGGGTGAAAAGGCCGACCTTGATGTTGGCCCCGGTGACGAGGTGTTCTGTGCCGATGTCGAAATCCAGGACGGCTGGCAGGACGACCTCGAAGCGTCCGCCGGCTGGCAGTCGACGGTCGTCGTCCTTGACGACGATGACCCGGACCGTGGCGGTGATTCCGCCGGGCTCGACGAGTTTAGTGGTGGTTCGGCAGCGGCTCACGACGGGAGCGACGGCAGCGACCCAGCAGCCGACGACGAGGCCGCAAGCGATGCGGGTGATGAACCGGAAACGGTTACTGGAACCGTCGTCCAGCCCGCAGACCCGGTTATCCTCGACAACGGCGACGAGACGATTCACGTCGAAACGGACGCCGAAGTCCATCTCGGACAGGAGGTAACGGTCCGCGGCCGTCGTGACGGCGAGCGGTTCGTGGCCGAAGACGTCTTCTAG
- a CDS encoding histone family protein, translated as MSVELPFAPVDTIIRRNAGQLRVSAEAAEELARRIQDHGAALAETAAERATADGRKTLMAEDFGSTPGDKDELELPVAPVDRIARLDIDDRYRVSMDARIALAGELEAYADTVATAAAILARHADRRTVKADDIETYYELKPHFE; from the coding sequence ATGAGCGTCGAGTTACCGTTCGCCCCAGTCGATACCATCATTAGACGGAACGCGGGGCAACTGCGGGTCAGTGCCGAGGCTGCCGAAGAACTCGCCCGCCGGATACAGGACCACGGTGCGGCGCTCGCGGAAACGGCGGCCGAACGGGCGACGGCGGACGGACGGAAGACGCTGATGGCGGAGGATTTCGGGTCAACGCCGGGGGATAAAGACGAACTCGAACTGCCGGTTGCGCCTGTCGACAGAATCGCACGGCTCGACATCGACGACCGGTATCGAGTCTCGATGGACGCGCGTATCGCCCTCGCGGGCGAGCTTGAGGCGTACGCGGACACCGTCGCAACGGCCGCGGCGATTCTCGCTCGTCACGCCGACCGTCGGACCGTCAAGGCCGACGATATCGAAACGTACTACGAACTCAAACCACACTTCGAATGA
- a CDS encoding histone deacetylase family protein, whose translation MRFGYREACLEHDTGSRHPETADRLRAIRRGLKRRHGVEYRDGRLAERDAIEAVHDADYVADIEAFMADGGGTWDADTVAVEETWEAALASAGLASWAVDEAIGGADGRQTPFAIGRPPGHHAEIDEAMGFCFFNNAAVAVQQALDAEDSGVDSAVIFDWDVHHGNGTQDIFYDSDDVFYASIHERGLFPGTGDVLETGGPDARNTILNVPLPGGSGDAEYRAVMEQLLRPALDRFEPDLFVVSAGFDAHKHDPISRMRVTTEGYGYLTATVRDIAADHDAPLAFVLEGGYGLDPLADSVGIVHEIFDGREPMEPGGDVRSKSKRVINDVRDAHDL comes from the coding sequence ATGAGGTTTGGCTACCGCGAGGCCTGTCTGGAACACGACACCGGGTCACGTCATCCGGAGACGGCAGACCGTCTCCGGGCTATCCGCCGCGGCCTCAAGCGGCGGCACGGCGTCGAATACCGGGACGGCCGGCTCGCGGAGCGGGATGCAATAGAGGCCGTCCACGACGCCGACTACGTGGCTGACATCGAGGCGTTCATGGCCGACGGCGGCGGGACGTGGGATGCTGATACCGTTGCCGTCGAGGAGACGTGGGAGGCCGCACTAGCCTCGGCGGGACTGGCCTCGTGGGCAGTTGATGAAGCCATCGGCGGCGCTGACGGTCGACAAACGCCGTTTGCTATCGGTCGGCCGCCGGGACACCACGCCGAAATCGACGAGGCGATGGGGTTTTGCTTCTTCAACAACGCCGCTGTCGCGGTGCAACAGGCACTCGACGCCGAGGACTCCGGCGTCGATAGCGCAGTCATCTTCGATTGGGACGTCCACCACGGTAACGGCACACAGGATATCTTCTACGACAGCGACGATGTCTTCTATGCCTCGATTCACGAGCGGGGGCTCTTCCCCGGGACGGGCGACGTGCTGGAGACCGGCGGGCCGGACGCCAGAAACACGATTCTCAACGTTCCGCTGCCGGGAGGCAGCGGCGACGCCGAGTACCGAGCGGTGATGGAACAACTGCTGCGGCCGGCGCTCGACCGGTTCGAGCCGGACCTGTTCGTCGTCAGCGCCGGCTTCGACGCCCACAAGCACGACCCCATCTCGCGGATGCGCGTCACCACTGAGGGGTACGGCTACCTCACCGCGACGGTCCGTGACATCGCCGCCGACCACGACGCCCCGTTGGCGTTCGTGCTGGAGGGCGGCTACGGGCTCGACCCGCTTGCCGACTCGGTCGGAATCGTCCACGAAATCTTCGATGGCCGTGAGCCGATGGAGCCGGGCGGCGACGTTCGCTCGAAATCAAAACGGGTCATCAACGACGTTCGTGACGCCCACGACCTCTGA
- the cca gene encoding CCA tRNA nucleotidyltransferase, with protein sequence MSLESVLSSVRDRVVPEASEQEALQAAVAKLTARAEAAITDLPVTADTRLVGSTARGTWLAGDRDIDLFVRFPPDLDRERLETYGLEVGHAVLPDGHEEFAEHPYVKGSYRGFDVDCVPCYAVADATDIRSAVDRTPFHTEYLDGRIERLADDVRLAKAFLTGIGVYGSDLRTRGFSGFLTELLVVEYGGFEALVEAAADWQPPVRLDPKSHGQRSFDDPLVVVDPTDPERNVAAVCSAANVARLIHYARDLQTDPRASLFEPADPEPLSPAAVRKRVSERGTTPVAVRFDAPDIVDDQLYPQLDKSLNGIEGALDRAGFDPLRSARFADESAVLFVECAVAERPAIEHHAGPPVGVRDHAEGFYDAYADSDAVSGPFIDEDGRYAVERARDARTPAALLREQLFDVSLGTHVADALADDYEILSGEEVASLAPSFGTELAAYFDPKP encoded by the coding sequence ATGTCCCTGGAGTCGGTGCTGTCGTCGGTTCGTGACCGGGTTGTCCCCGAGGCGTCGGAGCAGGAAGCGCTGCAGGCGGCGGTCGCGAAGCTGACGGCCCGCGCCGAGGCGGCCATCACCGACCTTCCCGTCACGGCGGACACGCGTCTTGTCGGGTCGACGGCCCGCGGTACGTGGCTTGCCGGCGACCGCGACATCGACCTTTTCGTGCGGTTCCCGCCGGACCTCGACCGCGAGCGGCTCGAAACCTACGGGCTCGAAGTCGGCCACGCCGTGCTGCCGGACGGCCACGAGGAGTTCGCCGAACACCCCTACGTCAAGGGCAGCTACCGCGGTTTCGATGTTGATTGTGTCCCCTGCTATGCGGTTGCGGATGCGACCGATATCCGGTCGGCGGTCGACCGGACGCCGTTCCACACCGAGTATCTCGACGGCCGCATCGAACGGCTGGCCGACGACGTGCGGCTAGCGAAGGCGTTCCTGACGGGCATCGGCGTCTACGGAAGCGACCTCCGGACACGCGGCTTTTCGGGGTTTCTGACGGAGCTTCTGGTGGTCGAATACGGGGGATTTGAGGCGCTTGTTGAGGCGGCGGCCGATTGGCAGCCGCCCGTGCGACTCGACCCCAAATCCCACGGCCAGCGGTCGTTCGATGACCCGCTCGTCGTCGTCGACCCGACCGACCCCGAGCGGAACGTTGCCGCAGTCTGTTCGGCGGCGAACGTCGCCCGGCTCATCCACTACGCCAGAGACCTACAGACCGACCCGCGGGCGTCGCTCTTTGAACCGGCCGACCCCGAACCGCTGTCGCCGGCCGCAGTTCGAAAACGCGTCAGCGAGCGCGGGACGACGCCCGTGGCCGTTCGGTTCGACGCGCCCGATATCGTCGACGACCAACTGTATCCGCAACTCGACAAGTCTCTCAACGGCATCGAGGGGGCGCTCGACCGCGCCGGATTCGACCCGCTCCGTAGCGCCCGCTTTGCTGACGAGTCAGCGGTGCTTTTCGTCGAGTGTGCTGTCGCCGAACGGCCGGCGATAGAGCATCATGCCGGCCCGCCGGTCGGGGTCCGCGACCATGCTGAGGGATTTTACGATGCCTACGCCGACAGCGATGCCGTGTCCGGTCCGTTCATCGACGAAGACGGTCGCTACGCCGTCGAACGGGCGCGGGACGCCCGGACGCCTGCGGCGCTTCTCCGCGAACAACTCTTCGATGTCTCGCTCGGCACGCACGTTGCGGACGCCCTCGCAGACGACTACGAAATACTCTCCGGCGAGGAAGTCGCATCGCTCGCGCCGTCGTTTGGGACCGAACTCGCTGCCTACTTCGACCCGAAACCGTAA
- a CDS encoding coiled-coil domain-containing protein has protein sequence MADGGTVALGVVFVIVLLAANLVVAVDRTVLDEEYVKTTAEEESAYEDFADELRGELLEEADIEEATAIAAPESGTEAAGGDDGPPVAAEADTADEWPFERSEEELLEATVSEAYIQSQVEANIDRLYAYLSGDTETLQLEIDLEPAKENFLDVLETEVANIDLGALGVPEGEAIDAMAENETRFEVEQEAFRAEIAADIRAEQKAAIQQETRRELSDEELEAAVEDEYDESELEAEIDAQLEAHRTELREETAAALRANLTGPAGELEEPLVALGTAYADAVAGAADHDEYVERTDAARDDLGDAMVDIAEDELDEQMPETVDLTAEVDEEAMTAAETAQQGVSTAETLAVALPLAALALAAVIALGASAAAAAVGLGSGSLFVGLVGLVGGTVGVERALAVLEAEVALPEAAAVVTALLAGIGEALAVQSVALSVVGVGLVGAGIGLRRGVIDPEELREHIEQRITDGGEDSAEDGVDHGTGDETGDEAGDEAGDGTKNSSNGDDSIDASNDDA, from the coding sequence TTGGCGGACGGTGGGACTGTCGCGCTTGGGGTGGTCTTTGTCATCGTCCTGCTGGCGGCGAACCTCGTCGTCGCCGTCGATAGGACGGTCCTCGATGAGGAGTACGTAAAGACGACCGCCGAAGAAGAATCTGCCTACGAGGACTTCGCCGACGAGCTGCGCGGGGAGCTACTCGAAGAGGCAGACATAGAGGAGGCAACCGCGATTGCGGCACCCGAGTCCGGGACAGAAGCAGCCGGGGGAGACGACGGTCCACCAGTCGCAGCGGAAGCCGACACCGCCGATGAATGGCCGTTCGAACGCTCCGAAGAGGAGCTACTGGAGGCGACCGTCAGCGAGGCGTACATCCAATCACAGGTTGAGGCGAATATCGACCGGCTGTACGCCTACCTCAGCGGCGACACCGAGACACTACAGCTTGAAATCGACCTTGAGCCAGCGAAAGAGAACTTTCTCGACGTCCTCGAAACTGAGGTAGCGAACATCGACCTCGGCGCGCTCGGCGTGCCGGAAGGCGAGGCCATCGACGCGATGGCGGAAAACGAGACGCGCTTCGAAGTCGAACAGGAGGCGTTCCGGGCGGAGATAGCGGCAGACATTCGAGCAGAGCAGAAAGCGGCGATACAACAGGAGACGCGACGGGAGTTAAGCGACGAGGAGCTTGAAGCGGCGGTCGAAGACGAATACGACGAATCCGAACTCGAAGCCGAAATCGACGCCCAGCTCGAAGCACACCGGACGGAGCTCCGCGAGGAGACAGCCGCCGCGCTACGGGCGAACCTCACCGGTCCGGCCGGTGAGCTAGAGGAGCCGCTGGTGGCGCTCGGGACCGCCTACGCCGACGCGGTGGCCGGCGCGGCCGACCACGACGAGTACGTCGAACGGACCGACGCGGCGAGAGACGACCTCGGGGACGCGATGGTCGATATCGCCGAGGACGAACTCGACGAGCAGATGCCGGAGACGGTTGACCTGACCGCCGAAGTCGACGAGGAGGCGATGACGGCCGCCGAGACAGCACAGCAAGGCGTGTCGACGGCCGAGACGCTCGCAGTCGCGCTGCCGCTGGCCGCACTGGCGCTGGCGGCCGTCATCGCGTTGGGGGCCTCCGCAGCAGCGGCCGCGGTGGGCCTCGGAAGCGGGTCGCTGTTCGTTGGCCTCGTCGGCCTCGTCGGTGGGACGGTCGGTGTCGAGCGGGCGCTCGCGGTACTGGAAGCCGAGGTGGCGCTTCCAGAGGCGGCTGCCGTCGTCACCGCGCTGCTTGCAGGAATCGGCGAAGCGCTTGCCGTCCAGTCAGTGGCGCTTTCTGTCGTCGGCGTCGGGCTTGTCGGTGCCGGTATCGGGCTTCGACGCGGCGTTATTGACCCCGAGGAGCTACGGGAGCACATCGAGCAGCGCATCACGGACGGCGGTGAGGACAGCGCCGAAGATGGCGTCGACCACGGCACCGGCGACGAAACCGGCGACGAAGCCGGCGACGAAGCTGGCGACGGAACAAAGAACAGTAGCAACGGCGACGACAGCATCGACGCCAGCAACGACGACGCGTAG
- a CDS encoding CBS domain-containing protein, with the protein MNVVDAMTPRSEVVTVEIPGKREDVLEYLQERGFSSVPVVKSTADGELFRGLVTRESLIEQPDEDQLALLTREVPTVEPSASIAALAELVLESGERRVPVVEDDELVGIVTVTDIVRAIAEGDQDGATEVGSLATHEVNTIYQGTPLPVAERQLSYANVPYAVVLDDDGRQTGMLTEVDIIEVARVVQGETDPGDAVANQDSEWMWEGIKAVGSRAVPTRNVEIPSAAVAEFMTEDLISVPKHKTSRDAAQQMISNDIEQIPLVSGDELVGIVRDVDLLEALV; encoded by the coding sequence ATGAACGTCGTAGACGCGATGACGCCGCGGTCCGAGGTCGTGACCGTCGAAATCCCCGGCAAACGGGAAGACGTCCTCGAATATCTACAGGAGCGTGGCTTTTCTTCGGTTCCGGTCGTGAAATCGACCGCGGACGGCGAGCTGTTCCGCGGGCTCGTCACCCGCGAGTCGCTCATCGAACAGCCCGACGAAGACCAGCTGGCGCTGCTGACACGCGAGGTCCCGACCGTCGAACCGTCGGCGTCGATAGCGGCGCTCGCCGAGCTCGTTCTCGAATCCGGCGAACGCCGCGTACCGGTCGTCGAGGACGACGAGCTCGTCGGTATCGTCACGGTAACCGACATCGTTCGAGCAATCGCGGAAGGCGACCAGGACGGGGCAACCGAGGTCGGCTCGCTCGCGACCCACGAGGTCAACACGATCTATCAGGGAACGCCGCTGCCGGTCGCCGAACGCCAGCTCTCGTATGCGAACGTCCCGTACGCCGTCGTCCTTGACGACGACGGCCGACAGACCGGGATGCTCACCGAAGTCGATATCATCGAGGTCGCCCGTGTCGTGCAGGGCGAGACCGACCCCGGCGACGCCGTCGCCAACCAAGACTCCGAATGGATGTGGGAAGGAATCAAGGCCGTCGGGAGCCGCGCGGTGCCGACCCGGAACGTCGAGATTCCGTCGGCCGCCGTAGCCGAGTTCATGACGGAAGACCTGATTTCGGTTCCCAAGCACAAGACCTCCCGAGACGCGGCCCAGCAGATGATATCGAACGATATCGAGCAGATTCCGCTCGTCTCCGGCGACGAACTCGTCGGCATCGTTCGGGACGTTGACCTGCTGGAGGCGCTGGTATGA
- the glyS gene encoding glycine--tRNA ligase has translation MSELETLTELAKRRGFFFSSNEAYGGTAGFYTYGPEGAALKRNLEDIWRDIFVRELGNMELEAPTVMPEAVFEASGHLDGFDDMIIECPECGATHRADHLVEDEIEDIEDAEAYEPTEVAELIATHHIECPSCGESLAGESVEEFNLMFGTNIGPGSSAPGYLRPETAQGIFVEFPRLKEYARNKLPFGVAQIGRAYRNEISPRRALVRVREFTQAELEHFIDPERDEPPIDRVADVELPLYSVANQNAENGGVETYTVAEAVDSGIIESEWVAYYLGRSMDFYERIGIDMDRFRYRQHLPGERAHYAADCWDAETELGGSWVEVTGFAYRSDYDLSKHGDYSKEEFTLFRQYDEPKTVERATVDPDMSYLGPEFGGAAGDIAAALESLAGRDRSAFDGDEVTVEVDGDEYTVPVERTGFAVEEQTEAGEHITPHVVEPSFGVGRLVYSVLVHSHGTDTVDDEERTYLDLPAELAPTTVAVFPLMTKDGLDDRAREVSETLREAGFEVAYDDTGNIGRRYRRQDEVGTPYCVTVDYETQEDGTVTIRERDSTDQTRVPVEGLPAAIAELVDGATLAEL, from the coding sequence ATGAGCGAGCTGGAAACGCTCACCGAACTCGCAAAGCGCCGTGGGTTCTTCTTTTCATCGAACGAGGCCTACGGCGGCACAGCCGGGTTCTACACCTACGGTCCCGAGGGCGCGGCGCTGAAGCGAAACCTCGAGGACATCTGGCGAGACATCTTCGTGCGCGAGTTGGGGAACATGGAACTCGAAGCGCCGACAGTCATGCCGGAAGCGGTCTTTGAGGCGTCCGGACACCTCGATGGCTTCGACGACATGATAATCGAATGCCCCGAGTGTGGGGCGACCCACCGGGCCGACCACCTCGTCGAGGACGAAATCGAGGACATCGAGGACGCGGAGGCCTACGAGCCGACGGAGGTCGCCGAGCTCATCGCGACCCACCACATCGAGTGTCCGTCCTGTGGCGAGTCGCTGGCCGGCGAGTCCGTCGAGGAGTTCAACCTCATGTTCGGGACGAATATCGGACCGGGGTCGTCCGCGCCCGGCTATCTCCGCCCCGAAACCGCACAGGGCATCTTCGTCGAGTTCCCGCGGCTCAAGGAGTACGCCCGCAACAAGCTCCCGTTCGGTGTGGCACAAATCGGACGCGCCTACCGCAATGAGATTTCGCCGCGGCGAGCGCTCGTTCGAGTCCGGGAGTTTACGCAAGCCGAACTCGAACACTTCATCGACCCCGAACGCGACGAGCCGCCCATCGACCGCGTGGCGGATGTCGAACTACCGCTGTACTCCGTTGCAAACCAGAACGCCGAGAACGGGGGCGTCGAGACCTACACCGTCGCAGAGGCGGTCGACTCCGGCATCATCGAAAGCGAGTGGGTCGCCTACTACTTGGGGCGGTCGATGGACTTCTACGAACGCATCGGCATCGACATGGACCGGTTCCGCTACCGGCAGCACCTGCCGGGCGAGCGGGCCCACTACGCGGCCGACTGTTGGGACGCCGAGACGGAACTGGGCGGGAGTTGGGTCGAGGTAACCGGCTTCGCATACCGGTCGGACTACGACCTCTCGAAGCACGGCGACTACTCCAAAGAAGAGTTCACGCTCTTCCGACAGTACGACGAGCCGAAGACTGTAGAGCGGGCGACCGTCGACCCGGACATGAGCTACCTCGGTCCGGAGTTCGGCGGCGCTGCCGGCGACATCGCCGCGGCGCTGGAGTCGCTTGCCGGCCGCGACCGGTCGGCATTCGACGGCGACGAGGTCACCGTCGAGGTCGACGGCGACGAATACACGGTGCCCGTCGAAAGGACCGGCTTCGCCGTCGAAGAACAGACCGAGGCCGGCGAGCACATCACGCCCCACGTCGTCGAACCGTCATTCGGCGTCGGCCGGCTGGTATACAGTGTTTTGGTCCACTCGCATGGAACCGATACGGTCGACGACGAGGAACGTACCTACCTCGACCTGCCGGCGGAGCTGGCGCCGACGACCGTGGCGGTCTTCCCGCTGATGACCAAGGACGGCCTCGACGACCGCGCTCGGGAGGTGTCCGAGACGCTCCGTGAAGCCGGATTCGAAGTGGCCTACGACGATACGGGTAACATCGGCCGCCGGTACCGCCGTCAGGATGAGGTCGGCACGCCGTACTGCGTGACCGTCGACTACGAAACCCAGGAAGACGGGACAGTGACGATTCGGGAACGGGACTCGACAGACCAGACCCGCGTCCCGGTCGAGGGCCTTCCGGCGGCGATTGCAGAACTCGTCGACGGCGCAACGCTTGCGGAGTTGTAG